A DNA window from Vagococcus penaei contains the following coding sequences:
- a CDS encoding IS1182 family transposase, with protein MLKKQDMSKRNQIGFYSLEDLVPKEHLLRDIDKYVDFNFIYKLVEDKYDESNGRPSIDPVLLIKLPLIQYLYGIKSMRQTIKDVEVNMAYRWFLGLDIEDAVPHFSTFGKNYSRRFRGTDIFEQIFYGILEQCIEAELVDTSEVFIDGTHIKAHANNKKYESNEVTEETLFYVESLQKEVEIDREKRLKKPLKRREESENQVKHKKISKTDDESGWFHKGEHKQVFAYAAQVACDKNGWVLGYTTHPGNQHDSRTFIDIYNKLQSHFTLDKLVMDAGYKTPGIAHLLFQNNLTPIFPYKRPMTKKGFYKKHDYVYDEYYDQYICPNVKILSYTTTNRDGYREYKSNTSDCSQCPLIAYCTESKEKRKLIQRHLWENDMERCEDIRHSLGMKAIYNNRKQTIERLFGTAKEFHGLRYTNLIGKEKMHMKIGLTFACLNIKKLAKMLKLRDLKGSIFLSILGILSKIMIRYKKTNQLPFMSNWFVFNLKHAILV; from the coding sequence ATGCTAAAAAAACAAGATATGAGCAAACGTAATCAAATTGGTTTTTATTCTCTAGAAGATTTAGTTCCCAAGGAACATCTATTAAGAGATATTGATAAATATGTAGATTTTAATTTTATTTATAAGTTAGTTGAAGATAAATACGATGAATCAAATGGCCGCCCTAGTATAGATCCGGTTCTATTAATTAAACTTCCGTTGATTCAGTATCTTTATGGTATAAAAAGTATGAGACAAACTATTAAAGATGTTGAGGTTAACATGGCTTATCGCTGGTTTTTAGGTTTGGATATCGAAGATGCTGTTCCTCACTTCTCAACCTTTGGCAAAAATTATTCTAGAAGATTTCGTGGTACAGATATCTTTGAACAAATATTTTACGGCATATTAGAACAGTGTATTGAAGCTGAATTAGTGGATACTTCTGAAGTATTTATTGATGGTACTCATATAAAAGCACATGCAAATAATAAAAAATATGAAAGTAACGAAGTTACTGAAGAAACTCTTTTTTATGTGGAATCACTACAAAAAGAAGTTGAAATAGATAGAGAAAAAAGATTAAAAAAGCCCTTAAAAAGAAGAGAGGAAAGTGAAAATCAGGTAAAACATAAAAAAATTAGTAAAACAGATGATGAGAGTGGTTGGTTCCATAAAGGAGAGCATAAACAGGTTTTTGCTTATGCTGCACAAGTAGCATGTGACAAGAATGGTTGGGTTTTAGGATATACAACTCATCCTGGTAATCAACATGATAGTCGGACATTCATCGATATCTATAATAAATTACAAAGTCACTTTACCTTAGATAAATTAGTAATGGACGCTGGATACAAAACACCTGGTATAGCCCATTTATTATTTCAAAATAATTTAACACCTATTTTTCCATATAAAAGACCTATGACCAAAAAAGGATTTTATAAAAAACATGATTATGTTTACGATGAATACTACGATCAATATATCTGCCCTAATGTGAAAATTTTAAGCTATACAACAACTAACAGAGACGGATATCGTGAATACAAAAGTAATACGTCTGATTGTAGTCAATGCCCTTTGATTGCCTATTGTACTGAGTCAAAAGAAAAGAGGAAATTAATTCAACGACATTTATGGGAAAATGATATGGAACGTTGTGAAGACATACGTCATTCCCTTGGAATGAAAGCTATATATAATAATCGAAAACAAACAATTGAGCGATTATTTGGAACGGCAAAAGAATTTCATGGCTTACGTTACACTAATTTAATTGGGAAAGAAAAAATGCACATGAAAATTGGGCTCACTTTCGCATGCCTTAACATTAAAAAATTAGCAAAAATGCTTAAATTAAGAGACCTGAAGGGCTCTATTTTTTTATCTATTTTGGGAATTTTATCAAAAATAATGATAAGATACAAAAAAACAAACCAATTACCCTTTATGAGCAACTGGTTTGTCTTCAATCTGAAGCATGCGATACTTGTTTAA
- a CDS encoding carbohydrate ABC transporter permease encodes MKKINLTIKYIFLIIASFVSIFPFIWMILGMTNKTVDITAGKLMIGGELWTNITNLLENNLDFRQAIINSAIIAVITTVFSLLLSSMAGYGFEIFRSKKKDRIFNILLLSMMVPFSAMMIPLYTMFSKLSPSPFGINTLFSVIVPSVCTAFNIFLFKQNIKSFPKSLVEAARIDGLGELAIFFKIYMPTAKNIYAAAAIITFMGSWNNYLWPLVVLQSPEKRTLPLILSAMGASYTPDYGMLMTGIVIATLPIAIVFFVLQKQFIQGMLGSVK; translated from the coding sequence TTGAAAAAAATTAATCTTACCATCAAATATATCTTTTTAATTATTGCATCGTTTGTATCAATCTTTCCGTTTATTTGGATGATTTTAGGTATGACGAATAAGACTGTCGATATTACTGCCGGTAAATTAATGATTGGTGGCGAATTGTGGACAAATATTACTAATCTTTTGGAAAATAATTTAGACTTTAGACAAGCTATTATTAATTCTGCAATTATTGCAGTAATTACGACCGTTTTTTCTCTTTTATTATCTTCGATGGCTGGATATGGGTTCGAAATTTTTCGTTCAAAGAAAAAAGACCGGATTTTTAACATTTTATTATTATCTATGATGGTTCCTTTTTCGGCGATGATGATTCCTCTTTATACAATGTTTTCTAAACTAAGTCCATCACCATTTGGGATTAATACATTATTTAGTGTCATTGTTCCATCCGTATGTACCGCCTTTAATATTTTTCTATTTAAGCAAAATATTAAGTCATTTCCAAAATCACTAGTTGAAGCGGCACGGATTGATGGGTTAGGGGAGTTGGCAATTTTCTTTAAAATATATATGCCGACAGCGAAAAATATCTATGCAGCAGCAGCGATTATTACATTTATGGGAAGTTGGAATAATTACTTGTGGCCATTAGTTGTCCTTCAATCGCCAGAAAAACGAACATTACCATTAATTTTATCTGCAATGGGTGCTTCTTACACCCCAGATTATGGCATGTTAATGACAGGGATTGTCATTGCGACTTTACCAATTGCTATTGTTTTCTTTGTATTACAAAAACAATTTATTCAAGGTATGCTAGGTTCAGTTAAGTAG
- a CDS encoding carbohydrate ABC transporter permease has product MKSKKKRHLFANGDGFIILPVIMISLLVFIPMVMALITSFKSGPPTNMSFNGVGNYQRMINDTTFRKAFGNTFLYLIIQVPMMLFLSLLFSHILNDKKLKFKGLFRTALFLPCITSLVSYSLVMKSLFSSNGLVNKLMMDIHAISEPIQWLTDPFWAKVLIIISITWRWTGYNMIFFISGMQNIDPEMYEAADIDGASRLQQFFKITIPNLKPVILFTTITSTIGTLQLFDEVQNITGGGPANATTTLSQYIYNLSFKFTPNFGYAAAVSFVIVICIVVLTIIQKKIAGDD; this is encoded by the coding sequence ATGAAAAGTAAAAAGAAACGTCATTTATTTGCTAATGGAGACGGGTTTATTATCCTCCCAGTTATTATGATCTCATTATTAGTATTTATTCCAATGGTTATGGCATTAATTACCTCTTTTAAATCAGGACCACCAACTAATATGAGTTTTAATGGTGTAGGTAATTATCAACGCATGATTAATGACACAACTTTTAGAAAGGCTTTTGGCAACACTTTTCTATACTTAATTATTCAAGTACCTATGATGTTATTTTTATCATTACTTTTTTCTCATATTTTGAATGATAAGAAATTAAAATTTAAAGGACTTTTTCGAACAGCTTTATTTTTACCTTGTATTACATCCTTGGTTTCATACTCATTAGTCATGAAAAGTTTATTTTCTAGCAACGGCTTAGTTAATAAGTTAATGATGGACATTCATGCTATTTCAGAACCAATACAATGGTTAACAGATCCTTTCTGGGCCAAAGTACTTATTATCATTTCTATTACATGGAGATGGACGGGATACAATATGATTTTCTTTATTTCAGGCATGCAAAATATTGATCCAGAGATGTATGAAGCAGCCGATATTGATGGGGCTTCTCGATTACAGCAATTTTTCAAAATTACAATTCCTAATTTAAAACCGGTCATCTTATTTACAACAATAACATCTACAATTGGGACGTTACAATTATTTGACGAAGTTCAAAATATTACAGGTGGTGGACCAGCTAACGCAACCACAACTCTGTCACAGTATATTTATAATTTGAGCTTCAAATTCACACCTAATTTTGGTTATGCAGCAGCGGTTTCGTTTGTCATTGTTATTTGTATTGTTGTATTAACAATTATTCAGAAAAAAATAGCGGGAGATGATTAA
- a CDS encoding ABC transporter substrate-binding protein, with protein sequence MKKFFSGLLVMMAALVLVACGGKTDEKESGKDKKKTDNVVTVWAWDETFNIKAVEEAKKFYKNDDVKVDVVTMSQDDIVQKLNTSLASGNTDGLPNIVLIEDYRIQGYLTSYPDAFAKLNDIVKEDDFASYKFAVNKVKDDIYGVPFDSGVAGVFYRRDYLEEAGYKSEDLADINWEELIEIGRNVKKKTNHPLLSMNPSDLGLTRIIMQSTGKWFTDESGKKVTLKGNKALEYAMTIQATILKEGLAEQVSDWDGGVNAVQSGNVASAIQGCWYSSTIQGAEDQSGKWGIAPIPVIKGDSNSKHTSSIGGGGWYVIKGVSGEDNAKDFLKQTFASNVELMDILAKEIGLVSTLKAASQSSVYQEGVAFYDNQKVFEDFSNWSSEVINVNYGKDTYAIESVLTESLQEVIDGKKVSDVLENAQKQAEDQLAN encoded by the coding sequence ATGAAAAAGTTTTTTAGTGGCTTATTAGTGATGATGGCAGCACTTGTTCTTGTAGCATGTGGTGGCAAAACTGATGAAAAAGAATCTGGCAAAGATAAGAAAAAGACTGATAACGTTGTGACAGTTTGGGCTTGGGATGAAACTTTTAATATCAAAGCAGTTGAGGAAGCTAAAAAGTTTTATAAAAATGATGATGTGAAAGTTGACGTTGTGACGATGTCACAAGATGATATTGTTCAAAAATTAAATACTAGTTTGGCATCAGGTAATACAGATGGCTTACCAAATATTGTATTAATTGAAGATTATCGAATTCAAGGATACTTAACATCTTATCCTGATGCATTCGCTAAATTAAATGATATTGTCAAAGAAGATGATTTTGCGTCGTACAAATTTGCTGTAAATAAAGTAAAAGATGACATTTATGGTGTTCCTTTTGATAGTGGAGTAGCAGGGGTGTTTTACCGTCGTGATTACCTAGAAGAAGCTGGTTATAAATCAGAAGATTTAGCAGATATTAATTGGGAAGAGCTAATTGAAATTGGACGTAATGTGAAGAAAAAAACCAATCACCCATTACTATCAATGAACCCTAGTGATTTAGGTTTAACAAGAATTATTATGCAGTCAACAGGAAAATGGTTTACAGATGAAAGTGGTAAAAAAGTGACACTTAAAGGTAATAAAGCATTAGAGTATGCAATGACAATTCAAGCAACTATTCTAAAAGAAGGTTTAGCGGAACAAGTATCAGATTGGGATGGCGGAGTAAATGCGGTTCAATCTGGTAATGTTGCTAGTGCTATTCAAGGTTGTTGGTATTCAAGTACTATTCAAGGTGCTGAAGACCAATCAGGTAAATGGGGTATTGCACCAATTCCTGTTATCAAAGGAGATTCTAACTCAAAACATACATCTAGTATTGGTGGAGGCGGTTGGTACGTCATTAAAGGTGTATCAGGTGAAGACAATGCTAAAGATTTCTTGAAACAAACATTTGCTTCTAATGTTGAACTAATGGATATTTTAGCTAAAGAGATAGGATTAGTTAGTACATTAAAAGCTGCTAGTCAATCATCAGTTTACCAAGAAGGCGTAGCATTCTACGATAATCAAAAAGTTTTTGAAGATTTCTCAAATTGGTCTTCAGAAGTAATTAATGTTAATTATGGTAAAGACACTTATGCCATTGAGTCTGTATTGACTGAAAGTTTACAAGAAGTAATCGATGGTAAAAAAGTATCAGATGTTTTAGAAAATGCTCAAAAGCAAGCTGAAGATCAATTAGCAAATTAA
- a CDS encoding response regulator transcription factor translates to MNLITILIVDDEKSIRDGLKLLLPWETHGFRIIGEAENGLDAISKIKENQPDIVITDLIMPELDGLKLSAVIQEQYPAIHFLVLSSYDDFPYVSQSFKNGAVDYILKPTLTPDKLLTTLINISKKMAKKEQTISHEELLSQQLNRFLSGYDIDNQQTIERYFKSNQYFILYTNFLWYKNKEHLLQTCQTLLPNNLSLTSLPFTINNNEYGFIISTNLTQKELLDMVSSNLVSLRLVEKKALFILSSPIDDMRELKKQLNFLISEGYEQRFYFKQHSIITQQEFLSLNDMEQYDTKKYLRSLLNEDYLMSLSRIEKQFDQLIIKLPRPTLLKQQASSIFYTLFSTLIDVYTETTEINKLKQHFLFSIGEIDYLEDFSLFILTTIQQLKDIITRNNTATIYNDELLNNIVTFIGNNYHTNLSLITLAETFHFNYSYLSSFFSNHFHTSFSEYLNTVRLKEAKRLLLESSFNMSEIATACGYSDLSYFSKLFKKCYGASPSKYRRENQL, encoded by the coding sequence ATGAATTTAATTACTATTTTAATAGTCGATGATGAAAAAAGTATTCGTGATGGCTTAAAACTGCTTTTACCATGGGAAACACATGGCTTTAGAATCATTGGAGAAGCGGAAAATGGCTTAGATGCTATTAGCAAAATTAAAGAAAACCAACCAGATATTGTGATTACAGACTTGATTATGCCCGAACTTGATGGTTTAAAACTATCGGCAGTTATTCAAGAACAATATCCAGCAATTCACTTTTTAGTATTGAGTAGTTACGATGATTTTCCATATGTATCACAGTCTTTTAAAAATGGTGCGGTTGATTATATTTTAAAACCTACACTGACACCAGATAAACTATTAACAACTTTAATCAATATTTCAAAAAAAATGGCGAAAAAAGAGCAAACTATTTCTCACGAAGAACTACTATCACAGCAATTAAATCGTTTTCTTTCAGGATACGATATTGACAACCAACAAACTATAGAGCGTTATTTTAAATCAAATCAGTACTTTATTTTATATACTAATTTTCTTTGGTATAAAAACAAAGAGCATTTATTACAAACTTGTCAAACTCTTTTGCCCAATAACCTTTCATTAACCAGTCTGCCTTTTACAATCAATAACAACGAGTACGGTTTTATAATCAGTACTAATTTAACCCAAAAAGAATTACTTGATATGGTATCAAGTAATTTGGTCTCTTTACGTTTAGTCGAAAAAAAAGCCTTATTTATTTTAAGTTCACCTATTGATGACATGAGAGAACTAAAAAAACAACTAAATTTTTTAATTTCAGAAGGATACGAACAACGTTTTTATTTTAAACAACATAGTATTATAACACAACAAGAGTTTTTATCTTTAAATGATATGGAGCAATATGATACAAAAAAATATTTACGTTCACTTTTAAATGAAGATTATTTGATGAGTTTATCACGTATAGAAAAACAATTCGATCAGTTAATTATTAAGCTACCACGGCCTACACTCTTAAAACAACAAGCCAGTAGTATTTTTTACACCTTATTTTCCACACTAATTGATGTCTACACTGAAACAACTGAAATAAACAAATTAAAGCAACATTTTTTATTCTCTATTGGTGAGATAGATTACTTGGAGGATTTCTCACTATTTATTCTGACGACTATTCAGCAATTAAAGGATATTATTACTAGAAATAATACAGCAACTATCTATAACGATGAATTACTAAATAACATTGTTACATTTATAGGCAATAATTATCACACAAACTTATCTTTGATTACATTAGCAGAAACATTTCACTTTAATTATTCTTATCTATCAAGCTTTTTCTCTAATCACTTCCATACCAGTTTTTCAGAGTATTTAAATACCGTCCGGTTAAAAGAAGCAAAGCGATTATTACTGGAGTCATCATTTAATATGTCGGAAATAGCAACTGCTTGCGGTTATTCTGATTTAAGTTATTTTTCTAAACTATTTAAAAAATGTTATGGAGCAAGTCCTTCAAAATATCGTCGGGAGAACCAATTATGA
- a CDS encoding sensor histidine kinase codes for MNKLKQRLSSSELFVKILLVVIFCIVITSFFTLSIVINRSKKTYIDTYQASTLILLDKIQKDYDSLNDNVNRIFDLADNSQVVEDYLTAQNDHSGTIIEFIKQMESTRSIFEGTPSNLMLIGKNGKTFVQNGGIKKQSADNFLTSELVNKLNESQSISQYVYQNSGPTTATEDQSGILYVRKLTHNKSVFGYAMIFIAEKDFGAIYEDLLSDTFHTVFIVNPDNQVISSTNKKVLGQTLPKKFFQETNESVTKVPLYSYHFTLYNTVDLNTLIANMNLIKPTILIAVFAIILVSIFAFFIIRKATAPIYQLIEHIPAVKQGDFSQKVDVAGTYETRQLGLAYNMMLEDLDSYFRHILETEADKRLIELHSLQLQIQPHFIYNTLTAIKFLIWQNENDRALEALDNFIHLLRYTLSNKDEFVPLNQELHEMTAYISILKLRYGNRIQFSQFIDESCQEALIPKMILQPIIENAYLHAFPNEQPGLIQLFARQVNSQLIIEIIDNGIGFQTTETDSLNSDTLKTAQLHYSGVGLNNIQERITLIYGQNATIRIESVSEKGTQITLNIPLMIP; via the coding sequence ATGAATAAGTTAAAACAACGCTTATCATCAAGCGAATTATTTGTAAAAATATTACTAGTTGTTATTTTTTGCATTGTTATTACAAGTTTTTTTACACTATCTATCGTTATTAATCGCTCAAAAAAAACGTACATCGATACCTATCAAGCCTCAACTTTGATTTTACTAGATAAGATCCAAAAAGATTATGATTCTTTAAATGATAATGTCAATCGAATTTTTGATTTGGCAGACAATAGCCAAGTAGTAGAAGATTACCTAACTGCTCAAAATGATCATAGTGGAACTATTATTGAATTCATCAAACAAATGGAATCTACTCGCTCGATTTTCGAAGGAACCCCGTCAAACCTAATGTTAATAGGGAAAAACGGAAAAACATTTGTTCAAAATGGGGGGATCAAGAAACAATCAGCCGATAATTTTTTAACAAGTGAGCTTGTAAATAAACTAAATGAAAGTCAGTCAATTAGCCAGTATGTATATCAAAACTCTGGACCCACTACTGCAACAGAAGATCAGTCAGGCATATTATACGTTAGAAAATTAACACACAATAAGTCTGTTTTTGGTTATGCTATGATTTTTATTGCTGAAAAAGATTTTGGTGCAATTTATGAAGATTTATTAAGTGATACTTTTCATACTGTCTTTATCGTTAATCCCGATAATCAGGTGATTTCATCTACTAATAAAAAAGTATTAGGTCAAACATTGCCTAAAAAATTTTTTCAAGAAACAAATGAATCAGTGACTAAAGTCCCTTTGTATTCTTATCACTTTACACTCTATAATACAGTCGATTTAAATACTTTAATTGCTAATATGAACCTTATCAAACCAACGATTCTAATTGCCGTCTTTGCAATTATTTTAGTTAGCATATTCGCTTTTTTTATTATTCGTAAGGCGACTGCTCCAATTTATCAGCTAATTGAACATATTCCAGCAGTTAAGCAAGGTGATTTCAGTCAAAAAGTCGATGTTGCTGGAACCTATGAAACTCGGCAATTAGGGTTGGCTTACAATATGATGTTAGAAGACTTAGACAGTTACTTTCGCCATATTCTCGAAACAGAAGCCGATAAACGTCTCATTGAATTGCACTCACTTCAGCTACAAATCCAACCACATTTTATTTACAATACATTAACAGCGATAAAATTTTTAATTTGGCAGAATGAAAATGACCGTGCCCTTGAAGCCCTAGATAACTTTATTCATTTATTGCGCTACACTTTAAGTAATAAGGATGAATTCGTTCCTCTCAACCAAGAATTACATGAAATGACTGCATATATTAGCATTTTAAAACTACGTTACGGTAACCGAATTCAGTTTAGTCAATTTATCGATGAGTCCTGCCAAGAAGCACTCATCCCTAAAATGATTTTACAACCCATTATCGAGAATGCTTATCTTCATGCATTTCCTAATGAACAACCCGGTCTCATCCAGCTATTCGCTCGTCAGGTCAATAGCCAATTAATAATCGAAATAATTGATAATGGCATTGGATTCCAAACAACAGAAACGGATAGTTTAAATTCTGATACGCTAAAAACTGCACAACTTCACTACTCTGGGGTCGGACTAAACAATATTCAAGAAAGAATTACCTTAATATACGGGCAAAATGCTACAATAAGGATTGAATCAGTCTCAGAAAAAGGCACACAAATTACATTGAATATACCGTTAATGATTCCTTAA
- a CDS encoding TasA family protein — MINKNKIVSVLKSGYFKIVLVVAILFTLVMGGTYAWWTVKEDVVQTISLGSLKVEADFPQVDDPINFEPGLETSLEGKISNTGSIPAIMRIKNLSEIKFAYVDDQLTGIPESERAFIDNTEDSVEVSFSPVNQSASDDIFWFKDHQNQLYILMEPGAAATVQTAIKFSDMIGNKYQESEVRVTNSVQATQVVEGAISSELGVSIDELQEVTSSQDNSGRRAKRSISRGTERLYQLLNRK, encoded by the coding sequence ATGATTAATAAGAATAAGATTGTATCCGTTCTAAAAAGCGGCTATTTTAAGATAGTTTTAGTTGTAGCTATTTTATTTACGCTAGTAATGGGAGGAACTTATGCATGGTGGACAGTTAAAGAGGACGTTGTACAGACTATATCACTTGGTAGTTTAAAAGTAGAGGCTGATTTCCCACAAGTTGATGATCCCATTAATTTTGAACCTGGATTAGAGACATCATTAGAGGGTAAAATTAGTAATACTGGATCTATTCCAGCCATAATGAGAATTAAGAATCTGTCAGAGATTAAATTTGCCTATGTGGATGATCAGTTAACAGGTATTCCTGAATCAGAGAGAGCTTTTATTGATAATACAGAAGATAGTGTAGAGGTTAGCTTTTCACCAGTAAATCAGTCTGCAAGTGATGATATTTTTTGGTTCAAAGATCATCAAAATCAATTGTATATCTTAATGGAACCAGGTGCAGCTGCAACAGTTCAGACTGCAATAAAATTTTCGGATATGATAGGAAATAAGTACCAAGAATCTGAAGTTAGAGTAACCAATTCAGTACAGGCAACTCAAGTAGTCGAAGGTGCCATTAGTAGTGAGTTAGGCGTATCGATTGATGAATTACAAGAGGTAACGAGCTCACAAGATAACTCTGGTCGAAGAGCGAAACGATCAATTTCTCGGGGAACAGAAAGGCTTTATCAATTATTGAATAGAAAATAA
- a CDS encoding signal peptidase I: protein MITFCLLTLLFFVIVVRVSDQKTYFGYQLKLVLSDSMGAAIPKNSLIAIKVADKNPLQVGDIVSVQVNDEFVTHRIAMIEDSLGTKTLITKGDQNSQVDSRKTEADTIVGKVKFVIPYIGILWVLLAKPAILILIIMVILIMIVIKKYGHHLLGTYIYKKRRTRQ from the coding sequence GTGATAACATTTTGTTTATTAACGTTATTATTTTTTGTAATAGTTGTGAGGGTTTCTGATCAAAAGACTTACTTCGGATATCAATTGAAACTCGTTTTAAGTGATAGTATGGGTGCAGCGATTCCTAAAAATAGTTTAATTGCCATTAAAGTGGCAGATAAAAATCCACTGCAAGTTGGCGATATAGTAAGCGTTCAAGTAAATGATGAGTTTGTTACGCATCGTATTGCAATGATCGAGGACAGTTTGGGAACAAAAACTTTAATCACTAAGGGAGATCAAAATAGTCAGGTTGATTCTAGAAAAACAGAGGCTGACACTATTGTTGGTAAAGTCAAATTTGTTATCCCCTATATTGGTATTTTATGGGTGCTGCTAGCGAAACCTGCTATTTTAATCCTCATAATAATGGTAATTTTGATAATGATTGTAATTAAAAAATATGGACATCATTTACTTGGCACATATATTTATAAAAAAAGGAGAACAAGACAATGA